AGGTGGCATATATCGCCCAATCTCCACTTTGCTCCCGCCTGGGCATGAACCGCGATGACTTCGATCAATCCGTCAATATCTTCATCGGGGAGAACATTCCCCGTGCGCTGGAAGAGGAGCTAAAGACGAAGATCAGCAACGCGGATAAAGCGTACTGGAAGGAGCAATATCACCTGCGCGTGGAGCGAGGCGATCAATACTTCTGCCTGGTGAAAGCTCCCGGCATGAAGCCCTTTATCGCCACGATGCCACCGCCGGGACACTATGCTTTGGGGGCGATCGAAACGGTTGCGCTGGCGGTGCCTGCTTCCAGCCAGGAGGAAGAGGTGCTGGAGATTGAAGCTTATGAGGAAGACGAAGAAGACACGGACGAGGACATCCCTGTGGATGACGACGGTGAGCCGATCGAGGAGGAACTGTCGGAACAGCGCGATCGTTTAGACGAGATCTTTAACCTGCCCGACTTAACCCAACTGCCAGAACGAGGGTTGGAGCTACTGGGATACGTTTACGGGAAAGGCGATCGCCACGCGGACGAGGAGGGCTGGTTTGTCGTCGCCAAGCTCAGGGACAACTGGGCAAAGGATCGAGGCATGGATACGCTGGCTTTGAAAACGCTCTTGCATCAGCTCAACGATCTGGGCGTGGGTGAGTTTCGTGTCCTCCCCGACGAGAACCCCGAAGCCTTCTGGCGACCCCGAATCGATCCCCGATTTCTACCCCGAAACGAAGCGTAAATCGTCGGGGTAGGGGCTGAATTTGTCGGGGTAGAGCCATTACCCCGACCATTACCCCGAAAAACCCCGATTGCTGAAACGTTTGCTCTGCTTCATTTCCCGCTGTTGGCTGACTGACCCCGAAAACCCCGAAAGTACCCCGAAAAACCCAAATTTGCAGTTTGCATCTCACAACCCCGAAACCCCGATTTTTAGACTCCAATTCAGGAGCAGCTTGATGAAACTCAGTAGAATTCTTCTTTATTCCGGTGTAGCGATCGTTGGCGTAACTTCAGTGTTGTCCTGGCAGCGATCTAATGCGACCGCGACGGCGCAGAGACGAACTACTGTAATGGCGACAGATCAACGTGGAGCTGCGATGCCTCTAGCAGTTCCCAATGCGATTGCAGCAGCGCCAACTCCGCCTCAGGTCACTTCCCCTGCTCCCACAACTCCGGTTCCCCCTGCTTCACCGTCTCCTGCACCCCAGCCAGAATCGCCTTACTTCAAACCATCTCCTTCTCCCACGCTCGGTAATCCTGGTAGCGTTCTCACAATCAGCAATTGCAACGGACAAGCTGGAAACGCCAATCTGCGCTCAGAGCCAAGACTTGCACATGAAACAATTTTGGGCGTGGTTCCACAGGGGCAGGCGGTGAAGCTGACGGGCAGAGCAGCAATCAGAGATGGGGAGTTCTGGTACGAGGCGATCGCTCTCTCGCCACTTGCTGCCAGTAACAATACCCTCGCTGCCAATACTGGAGTAGGTCAACAGGGAATGACTGGATGGATCTTTGGCTGTTTTGTTAACGGTGAGGGACAGTGACGGGAAAGCGTTCCGTATCTCCTCAGTACGTTGCTTACATCCAGAGCAGCGGCTGGAAGGTTTCGTTAAGGCGAAAGATTGCCCTCAACCTGCTGTTTGGGCGAGATCCGATTATCCCCCTACTAAAAGCGCACGATGTGGAACACCTGAGTTACAGGCGCATTGATTTTGAAAGCTGCGTCGGCTATGAGATTCCATTTCTCGATTTGATGCCGCTCAATCGCTTTATGCACAGGCAAGTTGTCACGCCAGTTAAAGACGTGCTGCGGAAACGGTTGGGGCGGAGGCTGGGCAATGCGATCGTTGCCTACTCTTTGAGGTTTTGCCTCTTGTTCTGGTATGGAGTACTCCTGGTACTCGGAGGCATCTTTATTCTCTTGATTTTGTATCTCCTTGGTTTTTAATTTTGGTTTTTATAATTCCTTTGGGTGATTTTGAAGAAATGAGTGGATAACGTGTATTGGGGTGCAATAAGATAGATTCGTTGTCTCATCCTCAAATTATGCCTCGTTCTTCTTCTGCCGTTTCCCCCACGTCAATCAGCAGCATTGCCGATAGTCTCACCACGCTTCCTGAGAAGGCAAAGGAAGGATACACCTTGAAAGAAGCGATCGCAGCGCTGGCAGAGCCAATCCGCACGGCACTAGAGCGAGGCTATAGCCATGCTGATATTGCAGTTATCCTGCACGATCATGGCATCCCCATTTCTCCTACTTCTCTCAAAGCCTATCTGCCCCAAAAAGGTCAACCCAAGCGCCGCACCCGTCGCCCTCGCAAAACTGAAACGCTTCCCGCCATTGAAGCAGTTAGCGAAGTAGTCAGCACGCCTGATCCGACTCCTGCCCCGGTTGAAGCACCTGCCCCGGCTGAAGAAGCTGCACCCAAGCGTCGGGGACGACAGCCGGGTACGAAGACGGCGGCTAAAACACCTGCCAAAACAGCTACTAAGACGGCAGCTAAAGCAAAGACTGAAACACTTCCCGTGATTGAAGCAATCATTGAAGCCGTCAGCACGCCTGAACCTATTCCTGCGCCTGCTGAAGAAGCTGCGCCTGCTGAAGAGGCTGCACCTAAAAAACGTCGGGGACGACAGCCGGGTACAAAGACAGCAGCTAAAACTACCACTAAAACGACAGCTAAAACTGCTGATAAACCGTCTACCAAAGCATCGACCAAAACGGCTGCTAAAGCAAAGGCTGCTCCTCGCACGACAGCAGCTAAAGGCAGAGGACGGAAGAAGCAAAGCTAGAACGGTGTGCAAAGTTCATGCCACTGAATAGCAACCAGCGTTAAATGCTCGTCATCCTGGGGAACGCACTGAATTCCCCAGGTATGGATATTCCAGACAATGCCTGTCGCGATCGTGGGAGATTGAAGCCACCGCACCGTAAGTCCTGATGGCTTAGAAGAATAGCCAATCAAATCGCCCACTTCTAGGACTGCGGCAATAGAGACGATTGCTTGCTGATGGTTCATGAAGGTTAGTGCTAGTCACTTCATCCCACAGTACCACCCGCATAATCCTTTGCTCGCGTGATGGTTGCAATTCGAGTTGGAGCTGAAACCTTAGTGAGAACCTACGTCCGGGGCAATTGCCTCCCCTCTGAAGCACAAGCCAACCTTACAGCAGCAGGACTGAAGCAATATTGGCGAGTGAATGATCAAGGAATGCCTGTGGGAAAGCCTTTTCAGCGTCGCAGAGATATTGAACTGTACGAGAAGACGATCCCTGACCGGAACTACGAGATTATTGCAAGACCACGGGGAAAGCGATCGTAGTCTTAGTGCCTGATCTCTCCTGCTGCTGGTGTGAGGTGCGCCCCTACCGTGGCGCGGCAGCGGCAGGGCGGGCTTGAGGGTTCTGAATAGGTTGTGTAAAAAATGAATTAAAGCGTTCAAATTTTACACAACTTTTTGAGAGGTGATAGGCAATCGGCTGGGGCAATTGTTCTATTAGGATATTGAGCGGGGGTAATTGGTTTAGAGGCTATCTATATATTTCTGAGCTTCTTCAAGCGTTTTGAACCGCTCTGGATATCGGTCTTTCAATACCTGGGATATTTCCTTGCAGTCTCTATTCGGGTCGATCGTGATGTGGGGAGGTAGTTTAATTTTGTATAGATAGGGAGGATATTCCCCCTCTAGCTGTTCTTGAGTTAAATACTGTGCCTCACTTAAATCAGTTTTAAGAATGATCGCACCGCTGAGATTAGTATTACTGAGGTTGGCAGGACCAAGGTTGCCAAAGCTGAGATCGGCAGTGAGGAGGTCAGCATCTTTGAGATTGACAGCGTGAATGTCGGCACCACTAAAGTCGGCACCTAAGAGGTGGGCACCTAAGAGGTTGGCATTGAAGAGGTTAGCATTGCTGAGATTAGCATAGTAAAGTTTGGCATAGCTAAGGTCGGTATATCTGAGGTTGATACCACTGAGGTTAGTACGGCTGAGGTCAGTACCACTAAGGTTAGTACCACTCAAACCGAGCTTCAATTCACTTACTATCTCTGTTTCAGC
The Leptolyngbya ohadii IS1 genome window above contains:
- a CDS encoding SH3 domain-containing protein; the encoded protein is MKLSRILLYSGVAIVGVTSVLSWQRSNATATAQRRTTVMATDQRGAAMPLAVPNAIAAAPTPPQVTSPAPTTPVPPASPSPAPQPESPYFKPSPSPTLGNPGSVLTISNCNGQAGNANLRSEPRLAHETILGVVPQGQAVKLTGRAAIRDGEFWYEAIALSPLAASNNTLAANTGVGQQGMTGWIFGCFVNGEGQ